In a single window of the Enoplosus armatus isolate fEnoArm2 chromosome 15, fEnoArm2.hap1, whole genome shotgun sequence genome:
- the LOC139297200 gene encoding TMF-regulated nuclear protein 1-like has protein sequence MKGRQRNTETQDTTEDMAAITNKDPHPDLHPPDSPSPSSSSPPLPPLAMPPSTSASALLALASPATRRSISMGDFRRVTGALLTGSEPPSTSATAPSSKLVTPSSSMEFEAARRRLLEVEERQRVIREMERRLEELREVFVRSEQEVVVHGELVSRISSAAQQGELYVAENSQRLKKGLRFKKHRPTIVFSSMLGLRTCLPWPVKLK, from the coding sequence ATGAAGGGacgacaaagaaacacagaaacccaGGACACAACCGAGGACATGGCAGCTATTACAAACAAGGACCCACATCCTGATCTCCACCCACCAGATTCACCttctccatcatcatcttctccccctcttcctccattaGCCATGCCACCTTCTACATCTGCCTCTGCTCTCCTGGCACTGGCCTCTCCAGCAACCAGGCGCTCCATTTCCATGGGAGACTTCCGGAGGGTGACGGGGGCTCTGCTAACCGGTTCTGAACCGCCATCCACCTCTGCCACGGCCCCCTCCTCCAAGCTCGTCACCCCCAGCTCCAGCATGGAATTTGAGGCAGCTCGACGGCGCCtcctggaggtggaggagcgtCAACGTGTCATCAGAGAGATGGAGCGTCGGCTGGAGGAGCTCAGGGAGGTGTTTGTGCGCTCAGAGCAGGAGGTGGTGGTTCACGGGGAGCTGGTGTCACGGATATCTAGTGCAGCCCAGCAGGGGGAGCTGTACGTGGCAGAGAACAGCCAACGGCTGAAGAAAGGCCTGAGGTTCAAGAAACATCGACCCACCATTGTCTTCTCCTCCATGCTGGGACTCCGCACGTGCCTCCCCTGGCCTGTGAAGCTCAAATAG